The Corallococcus soli genome has a window encoding:
- a CDS encoding aminotransferase class IV has protein sequence MFSTVCVDGVVQRWEDLRLQDFAQGFFFGAGFFTTFRIDAGRPLFLSRHLARLRASLDAFPVAVRAPAPALLHEDAVRDSLRRGLEADPLLGPRFTGVGKLAVSDGRVLCTFRALAQDFDDLHREGRVLDSVEPGAYRRAERTVNHKGLAWFRQHALLPRLPLITNEADEVCELPTANVFVQLDGALVTPPLTAPCLPGVARAALLDAGTVDGLPVVERVVPLADLSRAQGCFYSNAVALAVGVPRLLGQALPGSLRLAERARAVLEASALREA, from the coding sequence ATGTTCTCCACCGTCTGCGTCGATGGCGTCGTCCAGCGCTGGGAGGACCTGCGGCTCCAGGACTTCGCCCAGGGCTTCTTCTTTGGCGCGGGCTTCTTCACCACGTTCCGCATTGACGCCGGCCGACCGCTGTTCCTCTCGCGGCACCTCGCGCGCCTGCGCGCCAGCCTCGACGCCTTCCCCGTCGCCGTGCGCGCCCCAGCGCCCGCACTCCTCCACGAGGACGCCGTGCGGGACTCGCTTCGCCGCGGCCTGGAGGCGGATCCGCTGCTGGGCCCGCGCTTCACCGGCGTGGGGAAGCTGGCGGTCAGCGATGGCCGGGTGCTCTGCACCTTCCGCGCGCTCGCCCAGGACTTCGACGACCTGCACCGCGAAGGCCGCGTGCTCGACAGCGTGGAGCCCGGAGCGTACCGGCGCGCGGAGCGCACGGTGAACCACAAGGGGCTCGCGTGGTTCCGGCAGCATGCGCTCCTGCCGCGCCTGCCCCTCATCACCAACGAAGCGGACGAGGTCTGCGAGCTGCCCACCGCGAACGTCTTCGTCCAGCTCGACGGCGCGCTCGTCACCCCGCCGCTCACCGCCCCGTGCCTCCCCGGCGTCGCGCGCGCGGCGCTGCTGGACGCGGGGACCGTGGACGGACTTCCGGTGGTGGAGCGCGTCGTACCGCTGGCGGACCTCTCCCGGGCCCAGGGGTGCTTCTACAGCAACGCGGTGGCGCTGGCCGTGGGCGTGCCCCGGCTGCTGGGCCAGGCGCTCCCAGGCAGCCTCCGCCTGGCGGAGCGGGCCCGCGCGGTGCTGGAAGCCAGCGCCCTCCGTGAAGCCTGA
- a CDS encoding anthranilate synthase component II: MILLIDNFDSFTFNLVQALGALGATLHVVRNDAITVAQAEALRPSHVVISPGPKTPDAAGVSLDVIRAFAGRVPLLGVCLGHQGIGQVFGAKVVRAPVPVHGKTAEVQHRGQGVFRGLPQPFTAARYHSLVVDRDSLPACLEVTAWSGDLVMGLRHRELPGLEGVQFHPESFLTREGPRLLANFLER, from the coding sequence ATGATCCTCCTCATCGACAACTTCGACTCATTCACCTTCAATCTGGTCCAGGCCCTGGGTGCGCTCGGGGCCACGCTCCACGTCGTGCGCAACGACGCCATCACCGTCGCGCAGGCGGAGGCGCTCCGGCCCAGCCATGTGGTCATCTCGCCCGGGCCGAAGACACCCGATGCGGCCGGCGTGTCCCTGGACGTCATCCGCGCCTTCGCGGGCCGCGTGCCCCTGCTGGGCGTGTGCCTGGGGCACCAGGGCATCGGGCAGGTGTTCGGCGCGAAGGTGGTGCGCGCCCCCGTGCCGGTGCACGGCAAGACGGCCGAAGTCCAACACCGGGGACAGGGCGTCTTTCGCGGCCTGCCCCAGCCCTTCACCGCCGCGCGCTACCATTCGCTGGTGGTGGACCGCGACAGCCTGCCCGCGTGCCTGGAGGTGACGGCCTGGTCCGGCGACCTGGTGATGGGCCTGCGCCATCGCGAGCTGCCGGGCCTGGAGGGCGTGCAGTTCCACCCCGAATCCTTCCTCACGCGCGAAGGCCCCCGCCTGCTCGCGAACTTCCTGGAACGCTGA
- a CDS encoding anthranilate synthase component I family protein, with translation MAVPASPLPSLDRARFDALVAQGYTQVPLARPLDVGAARPVDLLRALPAGDRFLLESTRTSSEGRYSLLGACPFLRFTARGAQCQVDGVLQDGAPLTVLRGLLRRWKGLRLPGLPLFCGGAVGFFSYEASHFFEALPHHPHDDLRVPDIALHFVDTFLVVDHLEHTVHAVATGADWEDCSRRLDLLASQVRAAVATPPPAPPPPDLPLPAWRSNFTQDAYLLAVERVREYIRAGDTYQVNLSQRLEVDFPGDPLALYETLSVTSPVHFASYFEAESFQVVSASPERLVRVEDGRATTRPIAGTRRRGTPEEDARFVHELRTSEKEQAEHAMLVDLERNDLGRVCAYGTVEVTRLMEIIEYAHVLHIESEVVGQLAPGVEPLDVVGALFPGGTITGVPKLRTMEIITELEPHPRGLYTGSLGYFSFAGGLDLNIVIRTVVVKDGRAYAQVGGGIVHDSEPRREYKETLNKARSQLLALAASTRPR, from the coding sequence ATGGCCGTTCCCGCTTCCCCCCTCCCCTCGCTGGACCGCGCCCGCTTCGACGCGCTCGTGGCCCAGGGCTACACCCAGGTGCCCCTGGCGCGGCCCCTGGACGTGGGCGCAGCGCGGCCCGTGGACCTGCTGCGCGCCCTGCCCGCGGGCGACCGCTTCCTCCTGGAGAGCACCCGCACGAGCAGCGAGGGCCGCTACTCCCTCCTCGGCGCCTGTCCCTTCCTGCGCTTCACCGCCCGGGGCGCGCAGTGCCAGGTCGACGGCGTTCTCCAGGACGGCGCGCCCCTCACCGTCCTGCGCGGCCTGCTCCGCCGGTGGAAGGGCCTCCGCCTCCCGGGCCTGCCCCTGTTCTGTGGCGGCGCGGTGGGCTTCTTCTCCTACGAGGCCAGCCACTTCTTCGAAGCCCTGCCCCACCACCCCCACGACGACCTGCGCGTGCCCGACATCGCGCTGCACTTCGTGGACACGTTCCTGGTGGTGGATCACCTGGAGCACACCGTGCACGCCGTGGCCACGGGAGCGGACTGGGAGGACTGCTCACGCCGCCTGGACCTCCTCGCCTCGCAGGTGCGCGCCGCCGTCGCCACGCCGCCCCCCGCGCCCCCGCCTCCGGACCTGCCGCTTCCGGCCTGGCGCTCCAACTTCACGCAGGACGCCTACCTGCTCGCGGTGGAGCGCGTGCGCGAGTACATCCGCGCGGGCGACACGTATCAGGTCAACCTCTCCCAGCGCCTGGAGGTGGACTTCCCGGGCGACCCGCTGGCCCTCTACGAGACGCTGTCCGTGACGAGCCCCGTCCACTTCGCCAGCTACTTCGAAGCGGAGAGCTTCCAGGTCGTCAGCGCTTCGCCAGAGCGGCTGGTGCGCGTGGAGGACGGCCGCGCCACCACGCGCCCCATCGCCGGCACCCGCCGCCGGGGCACGCCCGAGGAGGACGCGCGCTTCGTGCACGAGCTGCGCACCAGCGAGAAGGAGCAGGCCGAGCACGCCATGCTCGTGGACCTGGAGCGCAACGACCTGGGCCGCGTCTGCGCGTACGGCACCGTGGAGGTCACCCGGTTGATGGAGATCATCGAATACGCGCACGTCCTCCACATCGAGTCGGAGGTCGTCGGGCAGCTCGCGCCCGGCGTGGAGCCGCTCGACGTGGTGGGGGCGCTGTTCCCGGGCGGCACCATCACCGGCGTGCCGAAGCTGCGCACCATGGAGATCATCACCGAGCTGGAGCCCCACCCGCGCGGGCTCTACACGGGCTCGCTCGGCTACTTCAGCTTCGCGGGCGGGCTGGACCTGAACATCGTCATCCGCACCGTGGTGGTGAAGGACGGCCGCGCGTACGCGCAGGTCGGCGGCGGCATCGTCCACGACTCGGAGCCCCGGCGCGAATACAAGGAGACGCTCAACAAGGCCCGCTCCCAGCTGCTCGCCCTGGCCGCGAGCACGAGGCCGCGATGA